Genomic window (Microtus ochrogaster isolate Prairie Vole_2 unplaced genomic scaffold, MicOch1.0 UNK215, whole genome shotgun sequence):
atgtggcacacatacacatatgtaggcaaaacagctacactcataaaataaaacaattttaaaatcttttaaaatgtattataagtGCCTATGACCTTTACAATGCTCAGCTCAACTttggactactgagaactcaacagTACAATACAGATCAATTGAAAGGTATGctaaaatctcaaaacaaacctttttctttcttcccaggcaCCTCCCAGCTATGATAAAGTGATGGAGATGGAGTACCTAGACATGGTGCTGAGTGAAACCCTCAGATTATACCCAGTTTCTGACAGACTTGAGAGAGTCTGTAAACAAGATATGGAAATGGGTGGTGTGTTTATTCCCAAGGGGTCAGTAGTGATGATACCAATTTTTTCTCTTCACCGTGACCCACAGTACTGGCCAGAGCCTGAAGAATTCCGCCCTGAAAGGTACTAGAATTCCAGTATTTGGAACCCACTATGAACTGTGCTGGGCTGTATATAATACAGTGTCTCTTATGAATAGATGATCTAAATGTGATTTAGTATCCATTTGCATTCTGTGAAGAGAAtgacagaaaggggaaaagaaacaggggaagagagatgggaagaaaaaatgagaatttaaataCAGTGTTTTAATCCTCCTTCATCAAGTAACAAATGACCAACTTAAGTGTGAGACAGGAACCTGCTTTCCTTCAGTCAAACTGACACATGCTTTTGATAGACGGAACCCAGCATTATCTTGAAGAGACTTTAGGAGTTTAGACATGTATTCCCccatttgcttttattcttgGACAATAGCATGTATGTAAAGAgtattttggatattttttattctttcacaattgcatgtatatataaggtatttttgtcattttcGCCTCCTGTCACTTCTCCCTTGCACACTTGTTGAATCCCTGCTTGTCCCCATCAAGTCTTCCTCCTCTATTCATGTCATCCTGTTGTCTTGTGAATCATGATTTTAATTGGGGTTGCTTGCATAAGTGCAGGTCTAGGAGTTATTTACTNNNNNNNNNNNNNNNNNNNNNNNNNNNNNNNNNNNNNNNNNNNNNNNNNNNNNNNNNNNNNNNNNNNNNNNNNNNNNNNNNNNNNNNNNNNNNNNNNNNNNNNNNNNNNNNNNNNNNNNNNNNNNNNNNNNNNNNNNNNNNNNNNNNNNNNNNNNNNNNNNNNNNNNNNNNNNNNNNNNNNNNNNNNNNNNNNNNNNNNNNNNNNNNNNNNNNNNNNNNNNNNNNNNNNNNNNNNNNNNNNNNNNNNNNNNNNNNNNNNNNNNNNNNNNNNNNNNNNNNNNNNNNNNNNNNNNNNNNNNNNNNNNNNNNNNNNNNNNNNNNNNNNNNNNNNNNNNNNNNNNNNNNNNNNNNNNNNNNNNNNNNNNNNNNNNNNNNNNNNNNNNNNNNNNNNNNNNNNNNNNNNNNNNNNNNNNNNNNNNNNNNNNNNNNNNNNNNNNNNNNNNNNNNNNNNNNNNNNNNNNNNNNNNNNNNNNNNNNNNNNNNNNNNNNNNNNNNNNNNNNNNNNNNNNNNNNNNNNNNNNNNNNNNNNNNNNNNNNNNNNNNNNNNNNNNNNNNNNNNNNNNNNNNNNNNNNNNNNNNNNNNNNNNNNNNNNNNNNNNNNNNNNNNNNNNNNNNNNNNNNNNNNNNNNNNNNNNNNNNNNNNNNNNNNNNNNNNNNNNNNNNNNNNNNNNNNNNNNNNNNNNNNNNNNNNNNNNNNNNNNNNNNNNNNNNNNNNNNNNNNNNNNNNNNNNNNNNNNNNNNNNNNNNNNNNNNNNNNNNNNNNNNNNNNNNNNNNNNNNNNNNNNNNNNNNNNNNNNNNNNNNNNNNNNNNNNNNNNNNNNNNNNNNNNNNNNNNNNNNNNNNNNNNNNNNNNNNNNNNNNNNNNNNNNNNNNNNNNNNNNNNNNNNNNNNNNNNNNNNNNNNNNNNNNNNNNNNNNNNNNNNNNNNNNNNNNNNNNNNNNNNNNNNNNNNNNNNNNNNNNNNNNNNNNNNNNNNNNNNNNNNNNNNNNNNNNNNNNNNNNNNNNNNNNNNNNNNNNNNNNNNNNNNNNNNNNNNNNNNNNNNNNNNNNNNNNNNNNNNNNNNNNNNNNNNNNNNNNNNNNNNNNNNNNNNNNNNNNNNNNNNNNNNNNNNNNNNNNNNNNNNNNNNNNNNNNNNNNNNNNNNNNNNNNNNNNNNNNNNNNNNNNNNNNNNNNNNNNNNNNNNNNNNNNNNNNNNNNNNNNNNNNNNNNNNNNNNNNNNNNNNNNNNNNNNNNNNNNNNNNNNNNNNNNNNNNNNNNNNNNNNNNNNNNNNNNNNNNNNNNNNNNNNNNNNNNNNNNNNNNNNNNNNNNNNNNNNNNNNNNNNNNNNNNNNNNNNNNNNNNNNNNNNNNNNNNNNNNNNNNNNNNNNNNNNNNNNNNNNNNNNNNNNNNNNNNNNNNNNNNNNNNNNNNNNNNNNNNNNNNNNNNNNNNNNNNNNNNNNNNNNNNNNNNNNNNNNNNNNNNNNNNNNNNNNNNNNNNNNNNNNNNNNNNNNNNNNNNNNNNNNNNNNNNNNNNNNNNNNNNNNNNNNNNNNNNNNNNNNNNNNNNNNNNNNNNNNNNNNNNNNNNNNNNNNNNNNNNNNNNNNNNNNNNNNNNNNNNNNNNNNNNNNNNNNNNNNNNNNNNNNNNNNNNNNNNNNNNNNNNNNNNNNNNNNNNNNNNNNNNNNNNNNNNNNNNNNNNNNNNNNNNNNNNNNNNNNNNNNNNNNNNNNNNNNNNNNNNNNNNNNNNNNNNNNNNNNNNNNNNNNNNNNNNNNNNNNNNNNNNNNNNNNNNNNNNNNNNNNNNNNNNNNNNNNNNNNNNNNNNNNNNNNNNNNNNNNNNNNNNNNNNNNNNNNNNNNNNNNNNNNNNNNNNNNNNNNNNNNNNNNNNNNNNNNNNNNNNNNNNNNNNNNNNNNNNNNNNNNNNNNNNNNNNNNNNNNNNNNNNNNNNNNNNNNNNNNNNNNNNNNNNNNNNNNNNNNNNNNNNNNNNNNNNNNNNNNNNNNNNNNNNNNNNNNNNNNNNNNNNNNNNNNNNNNNNNNNNNNNNNNNNNNNNNNNNNNNNNNNNNNNNNNNNNNNNNNNNNNNNNNNNNNNNNNNNNNNNNNNNNNNNNNNNNNNNNNNNNNNNNNNNNNNNNNNNNNNNNNNNNNNNNNNNNNNNNNNNNNNNNNNNNNNNNNNNNNNNNNNNNNNNNNNNNNNNNNNNNNNNNNNNNNNNNNNNNNNNNNNNNNNNNNNNNNNNNNNNNNNNNNNNNNNNNNNNNNNNNNNNNNNNNNNNNNNNNNNNNNNNNNNNNNNNNNNNNNNNNNNNNNNNNNNNNNNNNNNNNNNNNNNNNNNNNNNNNNNNNNNNNNNNNNNNNNNNNNNNNNNNNNNNNNNNNNNNNNNNNNNNNNNNNNNNNNNNNNNNNNNNNNNNNNNNNNNNNNNNNNNNNNNNNNNNNNNNNNNNNNNNNNNNNNNNNNNNNNNNNNNNNNNNNNNNNNNNNNNNNNNNNNNNNNNNNNNNNNNNNNNNNNNNNNNNNNNNNNNNNNNNNNNNNNNNNNNNNNNNNNNNNNNNNNNNNNNNNNNNNNNNNNNNNNNNNNNNNNNNNNNNNNNNNNNNNNNNNNNNNNNNNNNNNNNNNNNNNNNNNNNNNNNNNNNNNNNNNNNNNNNNNNNNNNNNNNNNNNNNNNNNNNNNNNNNNNNNNNNNNNNNNNNNNNNNNNNNNNNNNNNNNNNNNNNNNNNNNNNNNNNNNNNNNNNNNNNNNNNNNNNNNNNNNNNNNNNNNNNNNNNNNNNNNNNNNNNNNNNNNNNNNNNNNNNNNNNNNNNNNNNNNNNNNNNNNNNNNNNNNNNNNNNNNNNNNNNNNNNNNNNNNNNNNNNNNNNNNNNNNNNNNNNNNNNNNNNNNNNNNNNNNNNNNNNNNNNNNNNNNNNNNNNNNNNNNNNNNNNNNNNNNNNNNNNNNNNNNNNNNNNNNNNNNNNNNNNNNNNNNNNNNNNNNNNNNNNNNNNNNNNNNNNNNNNNNNNNNNNNNNNNNNNNNNNNNNNNNNNNNNNNNNNNNNNNNNNNNNNNNNNNNNNNNNNNNNNNNNNNNNNNNNNNNNNNNNNNNNNNNNNNNNNNNNNNNNNNNNNNNNNNNNNNNNNNNNNNNNNNNNNNNNNNNNNNNNNNNNNNNNNNNNNNNNNNNNNNNNNNNNNNNNNNNNNNNNNNNNNNNNNNNNNNNNNNNNNNNNNNNNNNNNNNNNNNNNNNNNNNNNNNNNNNNNNNNNNNNNNNNNNNNNNNNNNNNNNNNNNNNNNNNNNNNNNNNNNNNNNNNNNNNNNNNNNNNNNNNNNNNNNNNNNNNNNNNNNNNNNNNNNNNNNNNNNNNNNNNNNNNNNNNNNNTTGAAATTACACAGAAAACCACTTCTTAAACCAGAAAAACCCATTGTTCTAAAGGTTGTTCCACGGGATGTGCTCATAACTGGAGCATGACTTTCCCTCAAGGACTCTGCAGTGTTCCTCTTCAGGTGGTGTCCAAGAACATTGGAATCTTTAATTTACTTCATGaataaaacacagatgaagatgAGGATTAATCAACGGACTTGGTACACGGTTAAGGATTCAGTACATCCATTGAGCTTTCTCATTGTCAAAATAAAGGAGaatgtcacaaaacaatcccacaccagtttggaattatgattaataaaaaggttatttatttaaaggggaaaacttacagattacCATCCTGGACAACAGCCCCCTGCATTACCAGGAAAAGAGTCTGCGAGTCAGCAGCAGAGTctgaagcaagagagggagcacATGGCTACCACTGCTTTTGCAAGccaaagagaccacgcccaatagcaggctggtatcttaaaggctgttggctaaaggagcagaaggagctcctgcagcacctccctcttttgtttaagtaagagagttccaaacctactacaaaattatatataataagagcaaatatcctattctaactagcttaagtcttatataataaataacttggacaagtcatgagtggaaagtaactacatttatacaGTTTTCTACCCCATCGAAgttctgagaaaggaaaaatgttatttgagtaattaggaagtgcaatcaaacaacttccaaaacatgcaacgaatcacagagacaactggctacctgggcaatcacccaaagtcacatttgcaGTGTTGAGGCAAACAACTttagctaaggcctagaataactgacagattatttttaaagggaagaaaattttcaaaaccatattGCCCTGTCttagcaagatttgacagtctgtTTATGTATTTCcagatactatgtattttgtcagtagttgaagtatgggcagttccttgccagAGGctggttttgccaagaagaagacaagctccacGTGGAGTGTCTTGGGTGCTCAACagtctctcg
Coding sequences:
- the LOC101982007 gene encoding cytochrome P450 3A31-like produces the protein MMNTQINSKDKESHKVLSDAEIMAQSVIFIFGGYETTSNTIAFALYLLATQPDIQKKLREEINVALPNNAPPSYDKVMEMEYLDMVLSETLRLYPVSDRLERVCKQDMEMGGVFIPKGSVVMIPIFSLHRDPQYWPEPEEFRPERY